In one Pempheris klunzingeri isolate RE-2024b chromosome 8, fPemKlu1.hap1, whole genome shotgun sequence genomic region, the following are encoded:
- the setdb1b gene encoding histone-lysine N-methyltransferase SETDB1-B isoform X4 produces the protein MESSEGMEVEGWDPSLEEELGVSLDELRKWIEEAVEQSELVQKKKAKLTELKEWVEQKEKEEARTEMLLNDVNQSIVECEKLVKATYHKNGLVYHESSSEDEGGGSGLLSSEVIEIDDDEDDDVIAVGCLVPPKNPVTPGKDPVAREASAALQKTTQQVQNLVQMVTKPSPGAPLLRSPAQPPSQSGIQGSVPAVFVSQVPSQSMTQPNPNITEDELRVGMNILGKKRTKTWHRGTLVAISPVGNGIFKYKVKFDKGKSLLSGNHVAFDYNPTLESLYVGARVVAKYKDGNLVWLYAGIVAEMPNNKNRMRFLIFFDDGYASYVTLPELYPVCRPLKHTWEDIEDASCRDFIEEYITSYPSRPMVLLKVGQIIKTEWEGTWWKSKVEEVDGSLVKILFLDDKRSEWIYRGSTRLEPMFNLKMTTANTQEKKLAGQQRTRPNMGALRSKGPVVQYTSDGHVGASPIKTPQSSPSQPSQAPPHQQRPQPPQPQQIQQSPQPLQPPQPPQPPRVDNKHQMAKKSTSPFVPGVGGTHASKVMQSLSSSPSILSGGRMLTGQNIVTPTFTQSYQRQQPPLAPAPPPMAHTMATIPHQPAYRAPTDRIFYMAHTCQPACLNRVRPAKADMHRGKNPLLTPLLYDFRRMTGRRKFNRKMSFHVIYKAPCGLCLRNMAEIQHYLFQTHCDFIFLEMFCLDPYVLVDRPFQPQRPFYYIPDITGGKEDIPLSCVNEIDSTPPPKVAYSKERIPEDGVYINTSPEFLVGCDCTDGCRDKSKCSCHQLTLQATGCTPGGQINPNAGFLHKRLEECLPTGIYECNKRCKCCSQMCTNRLVQHGLQVRLQLFKTQNKGWGIRCLDDIAKGSFVCIYAGKILTDDFADREGLEMGDEYFANLDHIESVENFKEGYESEAHCSDSEGSGVDMSRIKIQPSALVSANPVGRPPKKAQSPSSSGDSNDDDDKDSKSEDESDSSDDTFVKDNYYSSSSVWRSYTTRGQVKGNKEGSQDSKDGLSASAKGTDDEKPPSMPEETGKSKVASWLTSQGLKKESGDSKSQVKSEMGKKQDVMTLSDSDDVQTISSGSDDNKEREKVTPGVTKKQVAVKSTRGIALKTSHGLMVKSGAPGGGGGPGGQGGKTGQQGQTGGGGDNAHKNTRLFFDGEESCYIIDAKLEGNLGRYLNHSCSPNLFVQNVFVDTHDLRFPWVAFFASKRIRAGTELTWDYNYEVGSVEGKVLLCCCGSTECRGRLL, from the exons ATGGAAAGCAGCGAGGG AATGGAGGTGGAGGGCTGGGACCCCAGTCTGGAGGAAGAGTTGGGCGTTTCTCTCGATGAGCTGAGGAAGTGGATTGAAGAAGCTGTGGAGCAGAGCGAGCTTGTGCAGAAGAAAAAGGCGAAGCTGACAGAGCTCAAGGAATGGgtggagcagaaagaaaaagaggaggcgAGGACGGAGATGCTTCTCAATGATGTCAACCA GTCCATAGTGGAGTGTGAGAAACTTGTGAAGGCGACGTACCATAAAAACGGCCTTGTTTACCACgagagcagctcagaggatGAGGGCGGTGGAAGTGGCCTGTTGTCCTCTGAGGTCATCGAGATAGATGATGACGAAGATGATGATGTCATCGCTGTTGGCTGTT TGGTTCCTCCAAAGAATCCCGTCACTCCTGGCAAAGATCCTGTG GCAAGAGAGGCTTCCGCAGCTCTACAGAAAACCACCCAGCAGGTGCAGAACTTGGTCCAAATGGTCACCAAGCCTTCACCAGGCGCTCCACTGCTCCGATCTCCAGCACAGCCTCCATCCCAGTCAG GTATTCAGGGTTCAGTTCCAGCCGTGTTTGTATCCCAGGTCCCATCTCAGTCCATGACCCAACCCAACCCAAACATAACAGAAGATGAGCTCAGAGTCGGGATGAACATCCTGGGAAAGAAACGCACTAAAACCTGGCACAGAGGCACCCTCGTTGCTATCAGTCCTGTCG GAAACGGTATATTCAAGTATAAAGTAAAGTTTGATAAAGGAAAGAGTCTGCTGTCTGGAAATCACGTGGCTTTCGACTATAACCCCACCCTGGAGAGTCTGTATGTCGGGGCTCGTGTAGTAGCCAAGTACAAGGATGGCAACCTGGTGTGGCTCTACGCTGGAATAGTAGCAGAGATGCCCAACAACAAGAACCGCATGAG GTTTTTGATCTTCTTTGATGATGGCTATGCTTCATACGTGACACTACCCGAGCTCTACCCAGTTTGCCGCCCAT TGAAGCATACCTGGGAGGACATAGAGGATGCATCATGTCGAGACTTCATCGAGGAGTATATCACTTCCTATCCCAGCAGGCCTATGGTGCTCCTAAAGGTCGGACAGATCATCAAGACAGAATGGGAGGGAACCTGGTGGAAGAGCAAAGTGGAGGAAGTGGACGGAAGCTTAGTCAAGATCCTCTTTTTG GATGATAAGAGGAGTGAGTGGATCTATAGAGGGTCCACTAGGCTGGAGCCAATGTTCAACCTGAAGATGACCACCGCCAACACCCAGGAGAAGAAGCTGGCTGGTCAGCAGAGGACCCGACCTAACATGG GGGCATTAAGGAGTAAAGGCCCAGTAGTTCAGTACACCAGTGATGGGCATGTTGGAGCCTCACCCATCAAAACACCACAGTCGTCACCCAGCCAGCCATCACAGGCACCCCCACACCAACAGCGTCCTCAGCCCCCACAGCCCCAACAAATCCAGCAAAGCCCTCAACCTCTGCAGCCCCCACAGCCCCCACAGCCTCCACGTGTTGA CAATAAGCATCAGATGGCAAAGAAGAGTACTTCTCCGTTTGTCCCCGGGGTGGGCGGCACTCATGCCTCCAAAGTCATGCAGTCTCTTTCCTCCAGTCCCAGCATCCTCTCTGG TGGCAGAATGTTGACTGGCCAAAATATTGTTACGCCTACTTTCACGCAGTCGTATCAGAGACAGCAGCCCCCTCTGGCTCCCGCCCCCCCTCCTATGGCCCATACGATGGCCACCATACCACATCAGCCCGCATATCGTGCCCCGACGGACCGCATCTTCTACATGGCACACACTTGTCAGCCCGCCTGTCTAAATCGCGTCCGACCTGCAAAAGCAGACATGCACCGAGGAAAGAACCCCCTCCTTACACCTTTACTGTACGATTTCAGACGCATGACAGGACGACGCAAATTCAACCGCAAG ATGTCCTTCCACGTGATCTACAAGGCTCCGTGTGGGCTTTGCCTGCGTAACATGGCAGAGATCCAGCACTACCTCTTCCAGACACACTGTGACTTTATATTCTTAGAGATGTTCTGTCTAGACCCCTACGTGCTTGTGGACCGACCTTTCCAGCCCCAAAGGCCATTCTATTACATTCCCGACATCACGGGTGGAAAGGAGGACATCCCACTCTCCTGCGTCAATGAGATCGATTCCACCCCGCCTCCTAAAGTAGCTTACA GTAAAGAGCGTATTCCTGAAGATGGAGTATACATCAACACCAGTCCAGAGTTTTTGGTTGGGTGTGATTGCACTGACGGCTGTCGAGACAA GTCTAAGTGCTCTTGCCACCAGTTGACCCTTCAGGCTACAGGTTGCACACCGGGGGGCCAGATCAACCCAAATGCTGGATTTTTGCACAAACGATTAGAAGAGTGCCTCCCCACAGG gataTACGAGTGTAATAAGCGGTGCAAATGCTGCTCTCAGATGTGCACCAACAGGTTGGTGCAGCACGGCCTGCAGGTGCGTCTGCAGCTCTTCAAAACCCAGAACAAAGGCTGGGGCATCCGCTGTTTGGATGACATTGCCAAGGGCTCTTTTGTCTGCATCTATGCGG GTAAAATCTTGACAGATGACTTTGCCGACAGAGAAGGTCTAGAGATGGGCGACGAATATTTCGCTAATCTGGACCATATAGAGAGTGTGGAGAACTTCAAGGAGGGGTATGAGAGCGAGGCTCACTGTTCGGACAGCGAGGGGAGCGGAGTGGACATGTCGAGGATAAAAATCCAACCATCTGCGTTAGTATCAGCTAACCCTGTCGGGCGACCGCCCAAAAAGG CCCAAAGCCCAAGCTCATCAGGGGACAGCAATGACGATGATGACAAGGATTCAAAGAGCGAAGATGAAAGCGACAGTTCGGACGACACATTTGTGAAGGACAACTACTACAGCTCCAGCTCTGTGTGGAGGAGTTACACCACACGTGGTCAGGTGAAGGGCAACAAGGAAG ggAGTCAAGATAGTAAAGATGGATTGAGTGCATCAGCCAAAGGAACCGATGATGAGAAGCCTCCATCCATGCCAGAGGAGACGGGGAAAAGCAAAGTGGCCTCCTGGCTCACCAGCCAGGGGCTGAAGAAG GAATCTGGAGACAgtaagag tcaaGTGAAGTCAGAAATGGGGAAGAAGCAGGATGTGATGACTCTCTCTGACAGTGATGACGTTCAGACCATTAGCTCTGGATCTGACgacaacaaagagagagagaaagtcacCCCgg GTGTGACTAAGAAGCAGGTAGCAGTGAAATCTACTCGTGGCATCGCCCTGAAAACCAGCCACGGGTTAATGGTAAAATCAGGTGCACCCGGTGGCGGGGGAGGGCCGGGAGGtcagggaggaaaaacaggacAGCAGGGACAGACTGGAGGAGGCGGGGACaacgcacacaaaaacaccagactgTTCTTTGATGGCGAGGAGTCCTGCTACATCATTGATGCCAAGCTGGAAGGAAACCTTGGGCGTTACCTCAAT CACAGCTGTAGTCCTAACCTTTTCGTCCAGAATGTGTTTGTGGACACACATGACTTGCGGTTTCCCTGGGTGGCGTTCTTCGCCAGCAA GCGGATCCGGGCCGGCACAGAGCTGACCTGGGACTACAACTACGAGGTGGGCAGTGTGGAGGGGAaggtgctgctctgctgctgcggaTCCACTGAGTGCAGAGGAAGACTACTGTGA
- the setdb1b gene encoding histone-lysine N-methyltransferase SETDB1-B isoform X3 → MESSEGMEVEGWDPSLEEELGVSLDELRKWIEEAVEQSELVQKKKAKLTELKEWVEQKEKEEARTEMLLNDVNQSIVECEKLVKATYHKNGLVYHESSSEDEGGGSGLLSSEVIEIDDDEDDDVIAVGCLVPPKNPVTPGKDPVAREASAALQKTTQQVQNLVQMVTKPSPGAPLLRSPAQPPSQSGIQGSVPAVFVSQVPSQSMTQPNPNITEDELRVGMNILGKKRTKTWHRGTLVAISPVGNGIFKYKVKFDKGKSLLSGNHVAFDYNPTLESLYVGARVVAKYKDGNLVWLYAGIVAEMPNNKNRMRFLIFFDDGYASYVTLPELYPVCRPLKHTWEDIEDASCRDFIEEYITSYPSRPMVLLKVGQIIKTEWEGTWWKSKVEEVDGSLVKILFLDDKRSEWIYRGSTRLEPMFNLKMTTANTQEKKLAGQQRTRPNMGALRSKGPVVQYTSDGHVGASPIKTPQSSPSQPSQAPPHQQRPQPPQPQQIQQSPQPLQPPQPPQPPRVDNKHQMAKKSTSPFVPGVGGTHASKVMQSLSSSPSILSGGRMLTGQNIVTPTFTQSYQRQQPPLAPAPPPMAHTMATIPHQPAYRAPTDRIFYMAHTCQPACLNRVRPAKADMHRGKNPLLTPLLYDFRRMTGRRKFNRKMSFHVIYKAPCGLCLRNMAEIQHYLFQTHCDFIFLEMFCLDPYVLVDRPFQPQRPFYYIPDITGGKEDIPLSCVNEIDSTPPPKVAYSKERIPEDGVYINTSPEFLVGCDCTDGCRDKSKCSCHQLTLQATGCTPGGQINPNAGFLHKRLEECLPTGIYECNKRCKCCSQMCTNRLVQHGLQVRLQLFKTQNKGWGIRCLDDIAKGSFVCIYAGKILTDDFADREGLEMGDEYFANLDHIESVENFKEGYESEAHCSDSEGSGVDMSRIKIQPSALVSANPVGRPPKKAQSPSSSGDSNDDDDKDSKSEDESDSSDDTFVKDNYYSSSSVWRSYTTRGQVKGNKEGSQDSKDGLSASAKGTDDEKPPSMPEETGKSKVASWLTSQGLKKSQESGDSKSQVKSEMGKKQDVMTLSDSDDVQTISSGSDDNKEREKVTPGVTKKQVAVKSTRGIALKTSHGLMVKSGAPGGGGGPGGQGGKTGQQGQTGGGGDNAHKNTRLFFDGEESCYIIDAKLEGNLGRYLNHSCSPNLFVQNVFVDTHDLRFPWVAFFASKRIRAGTELTWDYNYEVGSVEGKVLLCCCGSTECRGRLL, encoded by the exons ATGGAAAGCAGCGAGGG AATGGAGGTGGAGGGCTGGGACCCCAGTCTGGAGGAAGAGTTGGGCGTTTCTCTCGATGAGCTGAGGAAGTGGATTGAAGAAGCTGTGGAGCAGAGCGAGCTTGTGCAGAAGAAAAAGGCGAAGCTGACAGAGCTCAAGGAATGGgtggagcagaaagaaaaagaggaggcgAGGACGGAGATGCTTCTCAATGATGTCAACCA GTCCATAGTGGAGTGTGAGAAACTTGTGAAGGCGACGTACCATAAAAACGGCCTTGTTTACCACgagagcagctcagaggatGAGGGCGGTGGAAGTGGCCTGTTGTCCTCTGAGGTCATCGAGATAGATGATGACGAAGATGATGATGTCATCGCTGTTGGCTGTT TGGTTCCTCCAAAGAATCCCGTCACTCCTGGCAAAGATCCTGTG GCAAGAGAGGCTTCCGCAGCTCTACAGAAAACCACCCAGCAGGTGCAGAACTTGGTCCAAATGGTCACCAAGCCTTCACCAGGCGCTCCACTGCTCCGATCTCCAGCACAGCCTCCATCCCAGTCAG GTATTCAGGGTTCAGTTCCAGCCGTGTTTGTATCCCAGGTCCCATCTCAGTCCATGACCCAACCCAACCCAAACATAACAGAAGATGAGCTCAGAGTCGGGATGAACATCCTGGGAAAGAAACGCACTAAAACCTGGCACAGAGGCACCCTCGTTGCTATCAGTCCTGTCG GAAACGGTATATTCAAGTATAAAGTAAAGTTTGATAAAGGAAAGAGTCTGCTGTCTGGAAATCACGTGGCTTTCGACTATAACCCCACCCTGGAGAGTCTGTATGTCGGGGCTCGTGTAGTAGCCAAGTACAAGGATGGCAACCTGGTGTGGCTCTACGCTGGAATAGTAGCAGAGATGCCCAACAACAAGAACCGCATGAG GTTTTTGATCTTCTTTGATGATGGCTATGCTTCATACGTGACACTACCCGAGCTCTACCCAGTTTGCCGCCCAT TGAAGCATACCTGGGAGGACATAGAGGATGCATCATGTCGAGACTTCATCGAGGAGTATATCACTTCCTATCCCAGCAGGCCTATGGTGCTCCTAAAGGTCGGACAGATCATCAAGACAGAATGGGAGGGAACCTGGTGGAAGAGCAAAGTGGAGGAAGTGGACGGAAGCTTAGTCAAGATCCTCTTTTTG GATGATAAGAGGAGTGAGTGGATCTATAGAGGGTCCACTAGGCTGGAGCCAATGTTCAACCTGAAGATGACCACCGCCAACACCCAGGAGAAGAAGCTGGCTGGTCAGCAGAGGACCCGACCTAACATGG GGGCATTAAGGAGTAAAGGCCCAGTAGTTCAGTACACCAGTGATGGGCATGTTGGAGCCTCACCCATCAAAACACCACAGTCGTCACCCAGCCAGCCATCACAGGCACCCCCACACCAACAGCGTCCTCAGCCCCCACAGCCCCAACAAATCCAGCAAAGCCCTCAACCTCTGCAGCCCCCACAGCCCCCACAGCCTCCACGTGTTGA CAATAAGCATCAGATGGCAAAGAAGAGTACTTCTCCGTTTGTCCCCGGGGTGGGCGGCACTCATGCCTCCAAAGTCATGCAGTCTCTTTCCTCCAGTCCCAGCATCCTCTCTGG TGGCAGAATGTTGACTGGCCAAAATATTGTTACGCCTACTTTCACGCAGTCGTATCAGAGACAGCAGCCCCCTCTGGCTCCCGCCCCCCCTCCTATGGCCCATACGATGGCCACCATACCACATCAGCCCGCATATCGTGCCCCGACGGACCGCATCTTCTACATGGCACACACTTGTCAGCCCGCCTGTCTAAATCGCGTCCGACCTGCAAAAGCAGACATGCACCGAGGAAAGAACCCCCTCCTTACACCTTTACTGTACGATTTCAGACGCATGACAGGACGACGCAAATTCAACCGCAAG ATGTCCTTCCACGTGATCTACAAGGCTCCGTGTGGGCTTTGCCTGCGTAACATGGCAGAGATCCAGCACTACCTCTTCCAGACACACTGTGACTTTATATTCTTAGAGATGTTCTGTCTAGACCCCTACGTGCTTGTGGACCGACCTTTCCAGCCCCAAAGGCCATTCTATTACATTCCCGACATCACGGGTGGAAAGGAGGACATCCCACTCTCCTGCGTCAATGAGATCGATTCCACCCCGCCTCCTAAAGTAGCTTACA GTAAAGAGCGTATTCCTGAAGATGGAGTATACATCAACACCAGTCCAGAGTTTTTGGTTGGGTGTGATTGCACTGACGGCTGTCGAGACAA GTCTAAGTGCTCTTGCCACCAGTTGACCCTTCAGGCTACAGGTTGCACACCGGGGGGCCAGATCAACCCAAATGCTGGATTTTTGCACAAACGATTAGAAGAGTGCCTCCCCACAGG gataTACGAGTGTAATAAGCGGTGCAAATGCTGCTCTCAGATGTGCACCAACAGGTTGGTGCAGCACGGCCTGCAGGTGCGTCTGCAGCTCTTCAAAACCCAGAACAAAGGCTGGGGCATCCGCTGTTTGGATGACATTGCCAAGGGCTCTTTTGTCTGCATCTATGCGG GTAAAATCTTGACAGATGACTTTGCCGACAGAGAAGGTCTAGAGATGGGCGACGAATATTTCGCTAATCTGGACCATATAGAGAGTGTGGAGAACTTCAAGGAGGGGTATGAGAGCGAGGCTCACTGTTCGGACAGCGAGGGGAGCGGAGTGGACATGTCGAGGATAAAAATCCAACCATCTGCGTTAGTATCAGCTAACCCTGTCGGGCGACCGCCCAAAAAGG CCCAAAGCCCAAGCTCATCAGGGGACAGCAATGACGATGATGACAAGGATTCAAAGAGCGAAGATGAAAGCGACAGTTCGGACGACACATTTGTGAAGGACAACTACTACAGCTCCAGCTCTGTGTGGAGGAGTTACACCACACGTGGTCAGGTGAAGGGCAACAAGGAAG ggAGTCAAGATAGTAAAGATGGATTGAGTGCATCAGCCAAAGGAACCGATGATGAGAAGCCTCCATCCATGCCAGAGGAGACGGGGAAAAGCAAAGTGGCCTCCTGGCTCACCAGCCAGGGGCTGAAGAAG tcacaGGAATCTGGAGACAgtaagag tcaaGTGAAGTCAGAAATGGGGAAGAAGCAGGATGTGATGACTCTCTCTGACAGTGATGACGTTCAGACCATTAGCTCTGGATCTGACgacaacaaagagagagagaaagtcacCCCgg GTGTGACTAAGAAGCAGGTAGCAGTGAAATCTACTCGTGGCATCGCCCTGAAAACCAGCCACGGGTTAATGGTAAAATCAGGTGCACCCGGTGGCGGGGGAGGGCCGGGAGGtcagggaggaaaaacaggacAGCAGGGACAGACTGGAGGAGGCGGGGACaacgcacacaaaaacaccagactgTTCTTTGATGGCGAGGAGTCCTGCTACATCATTGATGCCAAGCTGGAAGGAAACCTTGGGCGTTACCTCAAT CACAGCTGTAGTCCTAACCTTTTCGTCCAGAATGTGTTTGTGGACACACATGACTTGCGGTTTCCCTGGGTGGCGTTCTTCGCCAGCAA GCGGATCCGGGCCGGCACAGAGCTGACCTGGGACTACAACTACGAGGTGGGCAGTGTGGAGGGGAaggtgctgctctgctgctgcggaTCCACTGAGTGCAGAGGAAGACTACTGTGA